The Cystobacter fuscus DSM 2262 genome includes a region encoding these proteins:
- a CDS encoding glycoside hydrolase family 5 protein: MAVLYLTLLGGCGGMEESYPPEEPSMTGETEATTPEVESVEAPLASPVATNGKLQVVGNQIRNQNGVAIQLKGMSLFWSQWGGTFYNASVVNSLADNWKTTVVRAAMGVESGGYLTNPAAEKARVKTVVDAAIAKGIYVIIDWHDHNATQHTAQAKAFFTEMAQLYKNTPNVIFEIFNEPDGESWSEVRAYAVEIIGAIRGAGAPNLVVVGTPTWSQDVDVAAGNPITQYPNVAYSLHFYAGTHKQFLRDKAATALNKGIALFVTEFGTCDASGNGNLNLAETQLWIDFMNSRKLSWANWSLNDKAETASALVTGSSTTGNWPSSALTQSGAFIKQKLLQ; the protein is encoded by the coding sequence ATGGCGGTCCTCTACCTCACGCTCCTCGGCGGATGCGGTGGCATGGAGGAGTCGTACCCTCCCGAGGAGCCCTCCATGACCGGGGAGACCGAAGCCACCACGCCGGAGGTGGAGAGTGTGGAGGCGCCGCTGGCCTCGCCCGTGGCCACGAATGGCAAGCTTCAGGTGGTGGGCAATCAGATTCGGAACCAGAATGGCGTGGCCATCCAGCTCAAGGGGATGAGCCTCTTCTGGAGCCAGTGGGGCGGCACGTTCTACAACGCCTCCGTCGTCAACTCGCTCGCGGACAACTGGAAGACCACCGTGGTGCGCGCCGCCATGGGGGTGGAGAGCGGCGGCTACCTCACCAACCCCGCGGCGGAGAAGGCCCGGGTGAAGACCGTCGTCGACGCGGCCATCGCCAAGGGCATCTACGTCATCATCGACTGGCATGATCACAACGCCACGCAGCACACCGCGCAGGCCAAGGCATTCTTCACGGAGATGGCGCAGCTCTACAAGAACACCCCCAACGTCATCTTCGAGATCTTCAACGAGCCAGATGGCGAGTCCTGGAGCGAGGTGCGAGCCTACGCCGTGGAAATCATTGGAGCCATCCGCGGCGCCGGTGCCCCCAACCTCGTGGTGGTGGGCACGCCAACGTGGTCGCAGGACGTGGACGTGGCCGCTGGCAACCCCATCACCCAGTACCCCAACGTGGCCTATTCGCTGCACTTCTACGCGGGTACGCACAAGCAGTTCCTGCGTGACAAGGCGGCCACGGCGCTGAACAAGGGCATCGCCCTGTTCGTGACGGAGTTCGGCACCTGCGACGCGTCCGGCAACGGCAACCTCAACCTCGCCGAGACCCAGCTGTGGATCGACTTCATGAACAGCCGCAAGCTGAGCTGGGCCAACTGGTCGCTCAACGACAAGGCCGAGACCGCCTCCGCGCTCGTCACCGGCTCGAGCACCACTGGGAACTGGCCCAGCTCGGCCCTCACGCAATCCGGCGCCTTCATCAAGCAGAAGCTGTTGCAGTAA
- a CDS encoding FAD-dependent oxidoreductase: protein MSRAVVIGGGIAGLSAAHVLSQHFERVLLVDRDGQDVAHEREGVPQVDHLHVLMRRGWLAFNELFPGIGEALIRAGAVEVDWGANCYWVGRFGAFPRPPSDITSRLCSRRLLEKTVRARLAGNPRIELIERFEAGTFRWDSSRRRILAVKASDGREVEASLFVDASGRNGPFRSRAVLEKVDARASYATCVVRIPHAERLPFRQAYVQVCAPHHLRGGGINPIEDGFHLAMMVGAGHEMPPGDREGFLEYARSLRDPCVAQVLSQAEFVGPIRCFRRMAGTRVLRPAFQADNLVTMGDALCALNPVYGQGMTVSLLSALELGRQMAQEGKTSQKRFDELVMGPWLTAAGEDLRVPGCTLENVSAMERLTMRLNSLLGDRVMFRATFDPDAHQRTMRVLHMVDPPSALIPLALPRVV from the coding sequence ATGTCGAGAGCGGTAGTGATTGGCGGTGGTATCGCGGGTTTGTCGGCGGCGCACGTCCTGTCCCAGCACTTCGAGCGCGTCCTGCTCGTGGATAGGGATGGCCAGGACGTGGCACACGAGCGCGAGGGCGTGCCGCAGGTGGATCACCTCCACGTGCTGATGCGGCGCGGTTGGTTGGCGTTCAATGAGCTCTTCCCGGGCATTGGCGAGGCGCTCATCCGGGCCGGGGCCGTGGAGGTCGACTGGGGTGCGAACTGCTACTGGGTGGGACGCTTCGGGGCCTTCCCGCGCCCCCCTTCGGACATCACCTCGCGTCTGTGCAGCCGCAGGCTCCTGGAGAAGACGGTCCGCGCCCGCCTGGCGGGCAATCCGAGAATCGAGCTCATCGAGCGTTTCGAGGCCGGGACGTTCCGGTGGGACTCCTCGCGGCGCCGCATCCTGGCGGTGAAGGCGAGTGATGGGCGAGAGGTGGAGGCCTCGCTCTTCGTGGATGCCTCGGGGCGCAACGGTCCCTTCCGCTCGCGGGCGGTGCTCGAGAAGGTGGATGCGCGGGCGAGCTATGCCACGTGCGTGGTGCGCATCCCCCACGCGGAGCGTCTGCCATTCCGGCAGGCCTACGTGCAGGTGTGTGCGCCCCATCACCTGCGCGGAGGTGGCATCAATCCCATCGAGGATGGGTTCCACCTGGCGATGATGGTTGGCGCCGGCCACGAGATGCCTCCAGGAGACAGGGAGGGCTTCCTGGAGTACGCGCGCTCCCTGCGAGATCCCTGTGTGGCCCAGGTGCTGTCCCAGGCCGAGTTCGTGGGCCCCATCCGCTGCTTCCGAAGGATGGCGGGCACGCGTGTGTTGCGGCCCGCGTTCCAGGCCGACAACCTGGTGACGATGGGTGATGCGCTGTGTGCCTTGAATCCCGTCTACGGGCAGGGAATGACGGTGAGCCTGCTGTCGGCGCTCGAGCTTGGGCGGCAGATGGCCCAGGAGGGCAAGACCTCGCAGAAGCGGTTCGACGAGCTCGTCATGGGCCCCTGGCTCACGGCGGCCGGCGAGGACCTGCGCGTGCCCGGGTGCACCCTGGAGAACGTGAGCGCCATGGAGCGTCTGACCATGAGGCTCAACAGCCTCCTGGGAGACAGGGTCATGTTCCGGGCCACCTTCGATCCAGACGCGCATCAGCGCACGATGCGCGTCCTCCACATGGTGGACCCGCCCTCCGCGCTCATCCCGCTCGCACTGCCTCGAGTGGTGTAA
- a CDS encoding DotU family type IV/VI secretion system protein: MLRQQLQALSLPSRFAAKDPPGPTVEEIWRRLLERIQQQTSTEGTPRGSLLERDLEECRYVLTSFADELLVHTSWYGREAWQANLLEDELFGTHEAGDRIFADVERLLRERNPAHAELALVYLMALSLGFEGRYRGLGAGTLLQDLQRQLFLFVFQRPAEPDTIARRLVDDAYAHTRDERMDRRFARRWPWGAAIAAVLVSTLSTSLVLLRPSPPTPPAVITPSHLETRP, encoded by the coding sequence ATGCTCCGCCAGCAGCTCCAGGCCCTCTCCCTCCCCAGCCGCTTCGCCGCGAAGGACCCGCCGGGCCCCACCGTCGAGGAGATCTGGCGGCGGCTGCTCGAGCGCATCCAACAGCAGACCAGTACCGAGGGCACCCCGCGTGGCTCGCTCCTCGAGCGCGACCTCGAGGAGTGCCGCTACGTGCTCACCTCCTTCGCCGATGAGCTGCTCGTCCACACGTCCTGGTACGGCCGCGAGGCCTGGCAGGCGAACCTGCTGGAGGACGAGCTCTTCGGCACCCACGAGGCCGGGGACCGCATCTTCGCGGACGTGGAGCGGCTGTTGCGCGAGCGCAACCCAGCGCACGCCGAACTCGCCCTCGTGTACCTGATGGCGCTCTCGCTCGGCTTCGAGGGCCGCTACCGGGGACTCGGGGCCGGGACCCTGCTCCAGGATCTGCAACGCCAGCTCTTCCTGTTCGTCTTCCAGCGGCCTGCGGAGCCGGACACCATCGCCCGCCGCCTGGTGGACGATGCCTACGCCCACACCCGGGACGAGCGGATGGATCGTCGCTTCGCGCGCCGCTGGCCCTGGGGTGCCGCCATCGCCGCCGTGCTCGTGAGCACCCTCTCCACCAGCCTCGTCCTCCTGCGGCCCTCTCCTCCCACTCCCCCCGCCGTCATCACTCCCTCTCACCTGGAGACCCGGCCATGA
- a CDS encoding carbon-nitrogen hydrolase family protein, which yields MSNSPQVRVAVVQAAPVLFNLEGTLERVASWTARAANTGARLVLFPEAFIPAYPRGLGFGFIVGSRSDAGRRLWQLYNEQSVELPGPAIERLGGIARAHGVFLSIGVIERDRLTRGTLYCTQLYFGPEGALLAKHRKLKPTGSERLIWGEGDGSTLSTVDTPFGRIGGLICWENYMPLARAAMYAKGVDIYLAPTADSRDTWQATMRHIGNEGRCFVLGCNQFVTRDMYPPEVLREEALPAETPHIMSRGGSVIISPFGEVLAGPLWGEEGVLTADLDLGMLTRARLDFDPCGHYGRPDIFRLEVDERERPGATFLRQEAPGDAVSPLPARSR from the coding sequence ATGTCGAACTCCCCGCAGGTCCGTGTCGCCGTCGTCCAGGCGGCTCCCGTGCTCTTCAATCTCGAGGGAACGCTCGAGCGCGTCGCCTCGTGGACCGCCCGCGCCGCCAACACCGGCGCGCGCCTCGTGCTCTTCCCGGAAGCGTTCATCCCGGCCTATCCCCGCGGACTCGGCTTCGGCTTCATCGTGGGCAGCCGGAGCGATGCCGGCCGCCGACTCTGGCAGCTCTACAACGAGCAGTCCGTGGAGCTCCCCGGTCCGGCCATCGAGCGCCTCGGAGGCATCGCCCGCGCGCACGGCGTCTTCCTTTCCATCGGCGTCATCGAGCGGGATCGCCTCACGCGCGGCACGCTCTACTGCACGCAGCTCTACTTCGGGCCCGAGGGCGCGCTGCTCGCCAAACACCGCAAGCTCAAGCCCACCGGCTCCGAGCGCCTCATCTGGGGCGAGGGCGATGGCAGCACGCTCTCGACGGTGGACACGCCCTTCGGCCGCATCGGTGGGCTCATCTGCTGGGAGAACTACATGCCGCTCGCGCGGGCGGCCATGTACGCCAAGGGCGTCGACATCTACCTCGCCCCGACCGCGGACAGCCGCGACACGTGGCAGGCCACCATGCGCCACATCGGCAACGAGGGCCGGTGCTTCGTGCTCGGGTGCAACCAGTTCGTCACCCGCGACATGTACCCGCCCGAGGTCCTCCGCGAAGAGGCCCTCCCCGCCGAGACCCCGCACATCATGTCCCGGGGCGGCAGCGTCATCATCTCCCCGTTCGGTGAGGTACTCGCGGGCCCGCTCTGGGGCGAGGAGGGCGTGCTGACGGCCGACCTGGACCTCGGGATGCTGACGCGGGCGCGGCTCGACTTCGACCCCTGTGGCCACTACGGCCGACCCGACATCTTCCGCCTGGAGGTGGACGAGCGCGAGCGGCCCGGTGCGACGTTCCTCCGGCAGGAGGCTCCCGGGGACGCGGTCTCCCCCCTGCCCGCGCGCAGCAGATAG
- a CDS encoding extracellular catalytic domain type 1 short-chain-length polyhydroxyalkanoate depolymerase, whose amino-acid sequence MSKRLFAGAPHALLTLSLLGCGGEPPPAEETPVGQVNSALTQVTSFGSNPGNLKMWKHVPADMPANAPLVVAMHGCTQTAAAYTNAGWNALADQLKFYVIYPEQQSANNQNACFNWFEPGDIARGSGEALSIKQMVDKMKADVSIDPSRVFVTGLSAGAAMSHVMAATYPDVFSGAAIMAGIPYKCATTMTDAFSCMSPGVGKTPDQWASLVRGAYSGYTGAYPKISLWHGTSDYTVKNTNQVEALEQWTAVHGIDMTADVSDTVATYPHKVYKNSAGKALVETYDLTGMGHGTAIDPATRFPGTSVACGTAGAYILDTNICSTLEVAKFFGLDNSDTTAPTVSLSSPANGATVSGTVTLSAQASDNVGITEVAFLIDGAVVGTDSTPPFTFAWNATAAANGIHTLAARASDAASNATTSSSITVTVTGGVSDTTAPSVALTSPAANATLAGTVSLTATATDNVGITRVEFLVDGAVVGVGTASGSTYSSSWNTTTATPGAHTVRVRASDASGNTTTSAAITVTVDQNSARFTETFSTNGPDKTGWTLTEWALDTSDQTGVSGSKSILGSATPSFNTVTRTASVTVALSSAPTLTYWRKLDLSGANTLASVSFKVVVNAGSDVVVDSVTKGLGTVTESTWTQRANIDLSAYANRTVTLKFIVSATDTASTVSRARAWVDGISISRAGTQ is encoded by the coding sequence ATGTCGAAGCGGCTATTCGCAGGCGCCCCCCATGCACTTCTCACCCTGTCGTTGCTTGGCTGCGGAGGCGAGCCCCCGCCCGCGGAGGAGACACCCGTGGGGCAGGTGAACAGCGCGTTGACGCAGGTGACGAGCTTCGGCAGCAACCCCGGCAACCTGAAGATGTGGAAGCACGTGCCCGCCGACATGCCCGCCAACGCGCCCCTGGTGGTGGCCATGCACGGCTGTACCCAGACGGCCGCGGCCTACACCAACGCCGGCTGGAACGCCCTGGCCGATCAGCTCAAGTTCTACGTGATCTATCCCGAGCAACAGAGCGCCAACAACCAGAACGCCTGCTTCAACTGGTTCGAGCCGGGAGACATCGCGCGGGGCTCGGGCGAGGCGCTCTCCATCAAGCAGATGGTGGACAAGATGAAGGCGGACGTCTCCATTGATCCGAGCCGCGTCTTCGTCACCGGCCTGTCGGCGGGCGCGGCGATGTCGCACGTCATGGCCGCCACCTACCCGGACGTCTTCTCGGGGGCCGCCATCATGGCGGGCATTCCCTACAAGTGCGCCACCACGATGACCGACGCCTTCTCCTGCATGAGCCCGGGCGTGGGCAAGACACCGGACCAGTGGGCGAGCCTGGTGCGCGGCGCCTACTCCGGCTACACCGGCGCCTACCCGAAGATCTCCCTCTGGCACGGCACCTCCGACTACACCGTGAAGAACACCAACCAGGTGGAGGCCCTGGAGCAGTGGACGGCGGTGCACGGCATCGACATGACGGCGGACGTCTCGGACACGGTCGCCACCTACCCCCACAAGGTCTACAAGAACAGCGCGGGCAAGGCCCTCGTGGAGACGTATGACCTGACCGGCATGGGGCACGGCACCGCCATCGATCCGGCCACCCGGTTCCCCGGTACCTCCGTCGCGTGCGGCACCGCGGGCGCCTACATCCTGGACACCAACATCTGCTCCACGCTGGAGGTGGCGAAGTTCTTCGGGCTCGACAACTCCGACACGACCGCCCCCACGGTCAGCCTCTCCTCGCCCGCCAACGGCGCCACCGTGAGCGGCACGGTGACGCTGAGCGCCCAGGCCTCGGACAACGTGGGCATCACCGAGGTGGCGTTCCTCATCGACGGCGCCGTGGTGGGCACCGACTCCACCCCTCCCTTCACCTTCGCGTGGAACGCCACCGCCGCGGCCAACGGCATCCACACCCTGGCGGCCCGGGCCTCCGATGCCGCGAGCAATGCCACCACGTCCAGTTCCATCACCGTCACCGTCACCGGCGGCGTCTCCGACACCACCGCGCCAAGCGTGGCCCTCACCTCTCCGGCCGCCAATGCCACCCTGGCCGGCACCGTCTCCCTCACCGCCACCGCCACCGACAACGTGGGCATCACCCGGGTGGAGTTCCTCGTGGACGGCGCCGTGGTGGGCGTGGGCACGGCCTCGGGTAGCACCTACTCCTCCTCGTGGAACACCACCACGGCCACCCCTGGCGCCCACACCGTGCGCGTCCGGGCCTCCGATGCCTCGGGCAACACCACCACCTCCGCCGCCATCACCGTCACCGTGGACCAGAACTCGGCGCGCTTCACCGAGACCTTCTCCACCAACGGCCCCGACAAGACGGGCTGGACCCTGACCGAGTGGGCCCTGGACACCAGCGATCAGACGGGAGTGAGCGGGAGCAAATCCATCCTCGGCTCCGCCACGCCCTCCTTCAACACCGTCACCCGCACCGCCAGCGTCACCGTGGCCCTGTCCAGCGCTCCCACGCTCACCTACTGGCGCAAGCTGGATCTCTCCGGGGCCAATACCCTGGCATCGGTGTCCTTCAAGGTCGTCGTCAACGCCGGCAGTGACGTGGTGGTGGACTCCGTCACCAAGGGCCTCGGCACCGTCACCGAGTCCACCTGGACGCAGCGCGCCAATATCGATCTGTCCGCCTACGCCAACCGCACCGTCACCCTGAAGTTCATCGTCTCGGCCACGGACACCGCCTCCACGGTCAGCCGCGCCAGGGCCTGGGTGGACGGCATCTCGATCTCGCGAGCTGGCACGCAGTGA
- a CDS encoding type VI secretion system protein, whose product MSDPSSTLHTALHRLGATGRHRERRYQVPWLMMVGEPGSGRTSLAAGANLRRPYGSPTRGEMEAGGWGVWLFDQGVVLDMPGMTEQPTEEWRAVLQRLKRVRGQRPIDGLMLTVSATHLTGPKALDDVGLERMAQGLFQGLRALRRELGVRVPVFVVITRSDVIPGFTAFCRSLPPRRRDEMLGWSSPYSPQEPYTPAWVDEAFQVIHRELCGLQLELLADGRGKQPDRESAFLFPSELRALAGPVRRLLDVLFQSSVFTQPSLLRGLYFCGDPEAEGATGPGGSPRSPAFITHLLERKAFPESGLASPDAEAARINRRGIGLLQGALAVSVLLAVLFLGVLWKGARGREQPPVPPPVAVVEPVAEPVAEPPPEAPPPRKEAPARRRPAPRPAQPTVFDDAPPPQSTRAGDSPFDDDPPPPPSSPSP is encoded by the coding sequence ATGAGCGACCCTTCCTCGACCCTCCACACGGCACTTCACCGGCTGGGCGCCACCGGGCGGCACCGGGAGCGGCGCTACCAGGTGCCCTGGTTGATGATGGTGGGAGAGCCCGGCTCGGGACGCACCTCGCTGGCCGCGGGTGCCAACCTTCGCCGACCCTACGGCTCGCCCACCCGCGGGGAGATGGAGGCGGGCGGCTGGGGCGTCTGGCTCTTCGATCAGGGCGTCGTGCTCGACATGCCCGGCATGACGGAACAGCCCACGGAGGAGTGGCGGGCCGTCCTCCAGCGCTTGAAACGCGTCCGCGGCCAGCGGCCCATCGACGGGCTGATGCTGACTGTGTCCGCCACGCACCTCACCGGGCCCAAGGCCTTGGATGACGTCGGATTGGAGCGCATGGCCCAGGGCCTCTTCCAGGGACTGCGGGCCCTGCGCCGCGAGCTGGGCGTGCGCGTGCCCGTCTTCGTCGTCATCACCCGCTCGGACGTCATCCCCGGCTTCACCGCCTTCTGCCGGTCGCTGCCGCCACGCAGGCGGGACGAGATGCTCGGGTGGTCCAGCCCGTACTCCCCCCAGGAGCCCTACACCCCCGCCTGGGTGGACGAGGCCTTCCAGGTCATCCACCGGGAGTTGTGTGGACTCCAGCTCGAGCTGCTCGCGGACGGGCGCGGCAAGCAACCGGACCGGGAGTCCGCATTCCTCTTCCCGTCCGAGTTGCGTGCGCTGGCCGGGCCCGTGCGGCGGCTGCTCGACGTCCTCTTCCAGTCCTCCGTCTTCACCCAGCCCTCGCTGCTGCGCGGCCTCTACTTCTGCGGGGACCCCGAGGCGGAAGGCGCCACGGGTCCCGGAGGAAGTCCGCGCTCGCCGGCCTTCATCACCCACCTGCTGGAGCGCAAGGCCTTCCCCGAGAGCGGACTGGCCAGCCCGGACGCAGAGGCCGCGCGCATCAACCGGAGAGGCATCGGCCTGCTCCAGGGCGCGCTCGCCGTCAGCGTGCTGCTCGCGGTGCTCTTCCTGGGCGTGCTGTGGAAGGGAGCGCGAGGCCGCGAGCAACCTCCCGTCCCGCCTCCGGTGGCGGTGGTGGAACCGGTGGCGGAACCGGTGGCGGAACCGCCGCCCGAGGCGCCTCCTCCGAGGAAGGAGGCTCCCGCCCGGCGCCGCCCGGCACCCAGGCCGGCCCAGCCCACCGTCTTCGACGATGCCCCTCCGCCCCAATCCACCCGGGCGGGCGACTCCCCCTTCGATGACGACCCTCCGCCCCCACCTTCCTCCCCGAGCCCCTAG
- a CDS encoding helix-turn-helix domain-containing protein, with translation MRDLDITEVARRSGVPASTLRFYEEKGLIASIGRRGLRRLFEPGVLERLALIALGRAAGFSLDEIALMFAPDGRPRIDRQMLAAKAEELDRTIRELSAMRDGLRHAAACPAPSHVECPTFRRILRAAASGAMGARSKRAPRPPRH, from the coding sequence GTGAGAGACCTGGACATCACCGAGGTGGCGCGGCGGTCCGGCGTTCCCGCCTCGACGCTGCGGTTCTATGAGGAAAAGGGGCTGATCGCCTCTATCGGCAGGCGGGGCCTGCGCCGTCTGTTCGAGCCCGGTGTGCTGGAACGGCTGGCGCTGATCGCACTGGGGCGCGCCGCCGGCTTCTCTCTCGATGAGATCGCGCTGATGTTCGCTCCGGACGGGCGGCCGCGCATCGACCGACAGATGCTCGCGGCCAAGGCGGAGGAACTCGACAGGACGATCCGAGAACTCAGCGCCATGCGCGACGGCCTACGGCACGCCGCTGCCTGCCCCGCGCCGAGCCACGTGGAATGCCCCACCTTCCGCCGCATCCTGCGGGCCGCCGCGTCTGGAGCGATGGGAGCGCGGAGCAAACGGGCGCCGCGGCCACCGCGTCACTAG
- a CDS encoding class I SAM-dependent methyltransferase, with protein sequence MNVAHQGDDGQTTLWNGPAGRAWVETQELLDQMFKPLEDLLVEAALAGAGHQVLDVGCGTGGTTLAVARLLGAKGRCTGIDISEPMITAARARAERESTPASFIRANAQNHAFEPASFDMIISRFGVMFFDDFVRAFANLRQAAKDGAELRFVAWRSPSENPFMTTAERAAAPLLPNIPARQPDAPGQFAFADQRRVHRILEESGWAELDIRPIDVTCTLPEKELVRYLTRLGPLGLILHEADDRTRTQVIETVRAAFEPYVHGAEVRFSAACWMVGARAPSALLGR encoded by the coding sequence ATGAATGTCGCGCACCAGGGCGATGACGGGCAGACGACGCTTTGGAATGGCCCCGCCGGACGCGCCTGGGTCGAGACGCAGGAGTTGCTCGACCAGATGTTCAAGCCGCTAGAAGACCTGCTCGTCGAAGCGGCCCTGGCCGGCGCCGGGCACCAGGTGCTCGACGTCGGCTGCGGTACGGGCGGCACGACGCTCGCCGTCGCGCGGCTGCTCGGCGCGAAGGGCCGCTGCACCGGCATCGACATTTCGGAGCCGATGATCACCGCCGCCCGGGCCCGCGCCGAACGGGAAAGCACGCCAGCGAGCTTCATCCGCGCCAACGCGCAAAACCACGCCTTCGAGCCCGCCAGCTTCGACATGATCATTTCGCGCTTCGGCGTCATGTTCTTCGACGACTTCGTCCGGGCCTTCGCGAACCTGAGGCAGGCCGCGAAGGATGGCGCCGAATTGCGGTTCGTCGCCTGGCGGAGTCCCTCGGAAAATCCGTTCATGACGACGGCCGAGCGCGCCGCGGCACCGCTGCTGCCGAACATCCCCGCCCGCCAGCCAGACGCGCCGGGGCAGTTCGCCTTCGCGGACCAGCGCCGGGTCCACCGCATTCTGGAGGAAAGTGGCTGGGCCGAGCTCGACATCCGGCCGATCGATGTGACCTGCACCCTGCCCGAGAAGGAGTTGGTCCGTTACCTGACCCGGCTCGGCCCCCTCGGTCTGATTCTTCACGAGGCGGACGATCGGACTCGCACCCAGGTCATCGAAACGGTCCGCGCCGCGTTTGAGCCCTATGTGCACGGAGCGGAAGTCCGCTTCAGTGCTGCCTGCTGGATGGTCGGCGCCCGAGCGCCGTCCGCGTTGCTCGGCAGGTAG
- the tssK gene encoding type VI secretion system baseplate subunit TssK, with protein MSRAHDLPAAVQWHEGMLLAPQHFQQQDRRYEALLQLHLGLSMPFHWGVSQFQYDRSLLLAGTLRVLELEAILPDGLIVSHQAGRGSELQLALGSPHGVDWQRPVRLHVAVASGPGGGPGPSRFISTTSEPLADESTGDMPLRIAQLQPRLELFAGPPPAGYSALPLLELRRDHESFLVEEYLPPLLAVPFDSPLGERCDRLTLRIRQKAASVVEELRARTAEPTQHAESQQLLRWLVAGLPAFEAMLRSGMPHPFGLYLALCTLAGHLAPLGEGKIPPAFPAYEHLEPWLSFQAVFSFIESTLEQGVSEAYTRVQLQSEGGGFTTHFLPKWMDRELVLEVRGRPGTTRQQVLGWMAGCRIGSESRHRVMRETRTLGARRELIDSRPGLVPRSGSLLFSLESSSTFIRPHERLLLENLLEPGEVHAPAEVFLLIRNDT; from the coding sequence ATGTCTCGCGCACACGATCTTCCCGCCGCCGTGCAGTGGCACGAGGGAATGCTGCTCGCCCCTCAGCACTTCCAACAACAGGACCGCCGCTACGAGGCGCTCCTCCAGCTCCATCTCGGCCTGTCCATGCCCTTCCACTGGGGCGTGAGCCAATTCCAGTACGATCGCTCGCTGTTGCTCGCGGGCACGCTCCGGGTGCTGGAGCTGGAGGCCATTCTCCCCGATGGGCTCATCGTCTCCCACCAGGCGGGTAGGGGAAGCGAGCTGCAACTCGCGCTCGGAAGTCCGCACGGTGTGGACTGGCAACGCCCGGTGCGCCTGCATGTGGCCGTGGCCTCCGGGCCGGGAGGCGGCCCTGGCCCCAGCCGCTTCATCTCCACCACGAGCGAGCCGCTCGCCGACGAGAGCACCGGCGACATGCCTCTGCGCATCGCCCAGCTCCAACCACGACTCGAGCTGTTCGCGGGCCCTCCCCCCGCCGGCTATAGCGCGCTCCCGTTGCTCGAGTTGCGCCGCGACCATGAATCCTTCCTCGTGGAGGAATATCTTCCACCCCTGCTGGCGGTGCCCTTCGACTCTCCACTCGGAGAGCGGTGCGATCGGCTGACCCTGCGCATCCGGCAGAAGGCCGCCAGTGTGGTGGAGGAGCTGCGCGCCCGGACCGCCGAGCCCACGCAGCACGCCGAGAGTCAGCAACTGCTGCGCTGGCTCGTCGCCGGGCTCCCCGCCTTCGAGGCCATGCTGCGCTCGGGCATGCCCCATCCCTTCGGCCTCTACCTGGCGCTGTGCACGCTGGCCGGCCACCTTGCTCCCCTGGGCGAGGGCAAGATCCCTCCCGCCTTCCCCGCCTACGAGCACCTGGAGCCCTGGCTCTCCTTCCAGGCGGTCTTCTCCTTCATCGAGAGCACACTGGAGCAAGGCGTCTCCGAGGCCTACACCCGCGTCCAGCTCCAGTCCGAGGGGGGCGGCTTCACCACGCACTTCCTCCCGAAATGGATGGACCGGGAGCTGGTGCTCGAGGTGCGCGGCCGGCCCGGGACCACCCGCCAGCAGGTGCTGGGATGGATGGCGGGCTGCCGCATCGGCTCGGAGAGCCGCCACCGGGTGATGCGCGAGACGCGCACGCTCGGGGCCCGCCGCGAGCTCATCGACAGCCGCCCGGGCCTGGTGCCCCGCTCCGGCTCGCTCCTGTTCTCCCTGGAGTCCAGCTCCACCTTCATCCGCCCCCATGAGCGGCTTCTCCTGGAGAACCTCCTCGAGCCGGGCGAGGTGCATGCCCCCGCCGAGGTCTTCCTTCTCATCCGCAACGACACCTGA
- a CDS encoding HugZ family protein, with translation MSDLENRARHARTLLLSQRHGVLATMSLELPGYPFGSITPYTLDHAGAPLILISTLAQHTKNIQADAKVSLTIHDATNPDPQAAQRLTWVADAKPVPLDETTAHARYRAYFPRSADYLDTHDFELYRLVLVRARFIGGFGRIYWLERDELLVANPFAQSEADIVGHMNEDHAHNLKAYCQAFKGVSAEKVAMQGIDADGFDVLADEHPLRFTFDQPIATPDEARAAMVRLAKAARQSLKG, from the coding sequence ATGTCCGATCTCGAAAATCGCGCGCGTCATGCCCGCACGCTTCTCTTGAGCCAGCGCCATGGCGTGCTCGCGACCATGAGCCTCGAGCTGCCTGGCTATCCCTTCGGGTCGATTACCCCCTACACTCTCGACCATGCCGGCGCGCCGCTGATTCTCATCAGCACCCTGGCCCAGCACACGAAGAACATCCAGGCGGACGCGAAGGTCTCCTTGACGATTCACGATGCGACGAATCCAGACCCGCAGGCCGCCCAGCGCCTGACCTGGGTCGCGGATGCCAAGCCCGTACCGCTCGACGAAACCACCGCTCACGCCCGGTACCGTGCTTATTTCCCCCGATCGGCGGACTACCTCGACACCCACGACTTCGAGCTGTACCGACTCGTTCTGGTACGCGCCCGCTTCATTGGCGGGTTCGGGCGGATCTACTGGCTGGAGCGCGATGAATTGCTCGTCGCCAATCCCTTCGCCCAGAGCGAAGCCGACATCGTCGGGCACATGAACGAGGACCACGCCCACAACCTCAAGGCCTACTGTCAGGCCTTCAAGGGGGTCTCGGCGGAAAAGGTCGCCATGCAAGGCATTGATGCCGATGGCTTCGATGTGCTGGCGGATGAGCACCCCCTGCGCTTTACCTTCGACCAACCGATCGCGACACCGGATGAAGCGCGTGCCGCCATGGTGCGCCTGGCGAAAGCAGCCCGACAGTCCCTGAAGGGCTGA